In Zingiber officinale cultivar Zhangliang chromosome 6A, Zo_v1.1, whole genome shotgun sequence, a single genomic region encodes these proteins:
- the LOC121997198 gene encoding homeobox-leucine zipper protein ATHB-13-like isoform X2 has protein sequence MTFNGMLPFFPANLLLHQNSNEEEHRQLQSHMDAGGLAEMDRGKRALMSFSSSEAPALSLEENSLSDNGLAAAGERKKRLSSEQIRVLEKNFEMGRKLDTERKGELARTLGLQPRQVAIWFQNRRARWKTKQMEEEYDELQRQFEVVKEENGRLQAENKRLLSERKGNVDLRAHQPEQGSTGLLQHPDGRRLGHLQDIPTPFR, from the exons ATGACTTTTAATGGAATGCTCCCGTTCTTCCCTGCAAACTTGTTGCTGCACCAAAATTCCAACGAGGAGGAGCACCGTCAGCTGCAATCCCATATGGACGCAGGAGGATTAGCCGAGATGGATCGAGGGAAAAGAGCCTTAATGTCATTCTCGAGCAGTGAGGCTCCAGCGCTGAGCTTGGAGGAGAACAGTCTCTCCGACAACGGATTGGCCGCCGCTGGGGAGAGAAAGAAGAGGCTGAGTTCGGAGCAGATACGGGTTTTGGAGAAGAATTTTGAGATGGGGAGGAAACTCGACACCGAGAGGAAGGGAGAGTTGGCCAGGACGCTGGGGCTGCAGCCGCGGCAGGTTGCGATTTGGTTTCAAAACCGGAGGGCGAGGTGGAAGACCAAGCAGATGGAGGAGGAGTACGACGAGCTCCAGCGGCAGTTTGAGGTCGTCAAAGAGGAGAACGGACGGTTACAGGCAGAGAACAAGAGACTTCTTTCCGAG AGGAAGGGAAACGTCGACTTGCGAGCCCATCAACCTGAACAAGGAAGCACAGGCCTCTTGCAGCATCCGGATGGACGCCGACTTGGACATCTCCAGGACATCCCAACTCCTTTTCGGTAG
- the LOC121997198 gene encoding homeobox-leucine zipper protein ATHB-13-like isoform X1, whose translation MTFNGMLPFFPANLLLHQNSNEEEHRQLQSHMDAGGLAEMDRGKRALMSFSSSEAPALSLEENSLSDNGLAAAGERKKRLSSEQIRVLEKNFEMGRKLDTERKGELARTLGLQPRQVAIWFQNRRARWKTKQMEEEYDELQRQFEVVKEENGRLQAENKRLLSELLALRGRETSTCEPINLNKEAQASCSIRMDADLDISRTSQLLFGSSSGREISKEENSCIRQGNFCSMLDDQSAFWVWSEHNKFHQH comes from the exons ATGACTTTTAATGGAATGCTCCCGTTCTTCCCTGCAAACTTGTTGCTGCACCAAAATTCCAACGAGGAGGAGCACCGTCAGCTGCAATCCCATATGGACGCAGGAGGATTAGCCGAGATGGATCGAGGGAAAAGAGCCTTAATGTCATTCTCGAGCAGTGAGGCTCCAGCGCTGAGCTTGGAGGAGAACAGTCTCTCCGACAACGGATTGGCCGCCGCTGGGGAGAGAAAGAAGAGGCTGAGTTCGGAGCAGATACGGGTTTTGGAGAAGAATTTTGAGATGGGGAGGAAACTCGACACCGAGAGGAAGGGAGAGTTGGCCAGGACGCTGGGGCTGCAGCCGCGGCAGGTTGCGATTTGGTTTCAAAACCGGAGGGCGAGGTGGAAGACCAAGCAGATGGAGGAGGAGTACGACGAGCTCCAGCGGCAGTTTGAGGTCGTCAAAGAGGAGAACGGACGGTTACAGGCAGAGAACAAGAGACTTCTTTCCGAG CTTTTGGCTCTCAGAGGAAGGGAAACGTCGACTTGCGAGCCCATCAACCTGAACAAGGAAGCACAGGCCTCTTGCAGCATCCGGATGGACGCCGACTTGGACATCTCCAGGACATCCCAACTCCTTTTCGGTAGCTCCTCCGGCCGAGAAATTTCCAAGGAGGAAAACAGCTGCATCCGACAAGGCAACTTCTGCAGCATGTTAGATGATCAGTCAGCCTTCTGGGTGTGGTCAGAGCACAACAAGTTTCACCAACACTAA